The following proteins are encoded in a genomic region of Gemmatimonadota bacterium:
- the clpB gene encoding ATP-dependent chaperone ClpB, producing the protein MNPDRLTVKSAEALNDAVALARRTGNPLVHDAHLFRVLLDQQDSIVVPILQKMGIAVATLREGCDTEIGRYPKQSDANPQLSRELNAVLDTADARAKTLGDAYISTEHLLIALAETKATDSAMLLKKAGVKPEALAEAMQVVRGAHSVTDQTPENQYQALQKFTRDLTEDARKGKLDPVIGRDEEIRRVIQVLSRRTKNNPVLIGEPGVGKTAIAEGLAQRIVNGDVPEGLKNKQLLSLDLGALIAGAKFRGEFEERLKSVLKEIVAGEGQFVVFIDELHTIVGAGKAEGSMDAGNMLKPMLARGELRVVGATTLDEYRKHVEKDPALERRFQPVFVGEPTVENTIAILRGLKERYESHHGVRITDGAIVAAATLSNRYIGDRFLPDKAIDLMDEAASGLRIEIDSLPQPIDEVKRRIDQLKIEHLALAKEKDAASQERRTAIEKELSEAGESMASMTAQWQMEKNVLGDVGKLKQQIEEARTDAERATRSGELGRAAEIQYGRVPQLEKQMKDTEARLASQQQGGARFLKEEVTADDIAVIVAKWTGIPVTRMMESERERLTKLGEELAHRVVGQPEAVEAVANAVRRSRAGLQDPNRPIGSFIFLGPTGVGKTETARALAQFLFDDEQAMVRIDMSEYMEKHAVARLIGAPPGYVGFEEGGQLTEAIRRRPYSVILFDEIEKAHPDVFNILLQILDDGRLTDSQGRTVDFRNSVIIMTSNVGSQWILEHAGSEWALVEAQVTQTLRGQFKPEFLNRVDDIIIFRPLTREHIEQIVLLQLARMTALLADRKLTLELTPEAKALLSREGYEPAFGARPLKRAIQRLLQNPLAMAVLDGTFVEGDHLKATVSGDKLVFEKA; encoded by the coding sequence CCGCAGCTCTCGCGCGAGCTCAACGCCGTGCTCGACACCGCCGACGCGCGCGCTAAGACCCTTGGCGACGCCTACATCTCTACGGAACATCTGCTCATTGCGCTCGCCGAAACAAAGGCCACCGACAGCGCGATGTTGCTCAAGAAGGCCGGTGTCAAACCCGAGGCGCTCGCCGAAGCCATGCAAGTGGTGCGCGGTGCACACAGCGTCACCGACCAGACGCCCGAGAATCAGTACCAAGCGCTGCAGAAATTCACGCGCGACCTCACCGAGGATGCGCGCAAGGGTAAGCTCGATCCCGTGATCGGCCGCGACGAAGAAATTCGTCGGGTGATTCAGGTGCTGTCGCGCCGCACCAAGAATAACCCGGTGCTCATCGGCGAACCTGGCGTGGGCAAGACGGCCATCGCCGAAGGGCTCGCGCAGCGCATCGTGAATGGCGACGTCCCCGAAGGACTCAAGAACAAGCAACTCCTCTCGCTCGACCTCGGCGCGCTGATTGCTGGCGCCAAGTTCCGTGGTGAGTTCGAGGAACGGCTCAAGAGCGTGCTCAAAGAAATCGTCGCCGGTGAGGGGCAGTTCGTGGTGTTCATTGACGAACTGCACACCATCGTTGGCGCCGGGAAAGCCGAAGGCTCGATGGACGCCGGCAACATGCTCAAACCGATGCTCGCGCGCGGTGAACTGCGCGTGGTGGGCGCCACCACGCTCGACGAGTACCGCAAGCACGTGGAGAAAGACCCCGCGCTCGAGCGCCGCTTTCAGCCCGTGTTTGTGGGCGAGCCGACCGTGGAGAATACCATCGCGATTCTGCGCGGGCTCAAGGAGCGCTATGAGTCGCATCATGGGGTGCGCATCACAGACGGCGCCATTGTCGCTGCGGCTACGCTCTCCAATCGCTATATCGGCGATCGATTTCTGCCCGACAAAGCGATTGATCTCATGGACGAGGCAGCGAGTGGGCTCCGGATTGAGATTGATTCGCTGCCGCAGCCGATTGATGAGGTCAAGCGGCGCATTGATCAGCTGAAGATTGAGCATCTCGCGCTAGCGAAGGAAAAGGACGCGGCATCGCAAGAACGTCGCACGGCCATCGAGAAGGAACTCTCGGAGGCCGGCGAAAGCATGGCGTCGATGACCGCGCAGTGGCAGATGGAAAAGAACGTCTTGGGCGATGTGGGCAAACTCAAGCAGCAGATTGAAGAAGCGCGCACGGACGCCGAGCGCGCCACGCGCTCCGGTGAGTTGGGTCGAGCGGCGGAGATTCAGTATGGTCGCGTGCCGCAACTCGAAAAGCAGATGAAGGACACCGAGGCGCGCCTCGCGTCGCAGCAGCAGGGTGGGGCGCGGTTCCTCAAGGAAGAAGTCACGGCCGACGACATTGCGGTTATCGTCGCCAAGTGGACCGGCATTCCCGTGACGCGCATGATGGAGAGCGAGCGGGAGCGTCTCACCAAGCTCGGCGAGGAGCTCGCGCACCGTGTGGTTGGTCAGCCCGAGGCGGTGGAGGCCGTGGCGAACGCCGTGCGCCGGTCACGCGCCGGGCTGCAGGACCCCAACCGGCCGATCGGGTCGTTCATTTTCCTCGGACCCACGGGCGTCGGCAAAACCGAGACGGCGCGCGCCCTCGCGCAGTTCCTGTTCGACGACGAACAGGCGATGGTGCGCATTGATATGTCGGAGTACATGGAGAAGCACGCCGTGGCGCGGTTGATTGGCGCACCTCCGGGCTATGTGGGCTTTGAAGAGGGCGGGCAACTCACCGAGGCTATCCGTCGCCGGCCGTATAGCGTGATTCTCTTTGATGAAATCGAGAAGGCGCATCCGGATGTGTTCAACATCCTGCTGCAGATTCTCGACGACGGGCGCCTCACCGACTCGCAGGGACGCACGGTGGACTTCCGGAACAGCGTCATCATCATGACGAGCAATGTGGGGAGTCAGTGGATTCTGGAGCACGCCGGGTCGGAGTGGGCGCTGGTGGAAGCGCAGGTCACGCAAACGTTGCGCGGGCAGTTCAAGCCGGAGTTCTTGAACCGCGTGGACGACATCATCATTTTCCGTCCGCTCACGCGCGAGCACATTGAGCAGATTGTGTTGCTGCAGCTCGCGCGGATGACGGCGTTGCTCGCCGATCGCAAGTTGACGCTCGAGCTCACGCCGGAGGCCAAGGCGTTGCTCTCGCGCGAGGGATACGAGCCGGCGTTCGGCGCGCGGCCGCTCAAGCGGGCCATCCAGCGGCTGCTGCAGAACCCGCTCGCGATGGCGGTGCTCGACGGGACGTTCGTTGAGGGGGATCACCTCAAGGCGACGGTGTCGGGCGATAAGCTAGTGTTTGAGAAGGCGTAG